A single genomic interval of Camelina sativa cultivar DH55 chromosome 11, Cs, whole genome shotgun sequence harbors:
- the LOC104724516 gene encoding 40S ribosomal protein S10-2-like, translating into MIISEKNRREISKYLFKEGVLFAKKDFNLPQHPLIESVPNLQVIKLMQSFKSKEYVRETFAWMHYYWFLTNEGIDFLRTYLNLPSEIVPATLKKQQKPLGRPMGGPHGDRPRGPPRDGERRSGDREGYRGGPRSGGEYGDKSGAPADYQPAFRAPSGGARQGFGRGSGGFGGGAGPAAGSDLP; encoded by the exons ATG ATCATATCAGAGAAGAATCGCCGTGAGATCTCCAAGTACCTCTTCAAAG AGGGTGTTTTGTTTGCTAAAAAGGATTTCAATTTGCCACAACATCCTTTGATCGAGAGTGTCCCGAATCTGCAAGTTATCAAGTTGATGCAGAGTTTCAAATCTAAGGAATATGTTCGTGAGACCTTTGCCTGGATGCATTACTACTGGTTCCTCACAAATGAAGGCATTGACTTCCTCAGGACTTACCTCAATCTCCCATCTGAGATTGTTCCTGCTACtttgaagaagcaacagaagCCTCTTGGTCGACCTATGGGAGGCCCACATGGTGACCGTCCCCG tGGCCCACCTCGTGATGGAGAGAGGAGGTCTGGTGATAGAGAGGGATACCGTGGAGGTCCTAGATCAGGTGGAGAGTATGGTGACAAGAGTGGAGCTCCTGCTGATTACCAGCCAGCCTTCAGG GCACCTTCTGGTGGAGCTAGACAAGGGTTTGGTCGTGGATCCGGTGGTTTTGGTGGTGGTGCTGGTCCAGCTGCTGGATCTGATCTTCCTTGA